The following proteins come from a genomic window of Geomonas sp. RF6:
- the galU gene encoding UTP--glucose-1-phosphate uridylyltransferase GalU has product MKVRKAVFPVAGLGTRFLPATKSTPKEMLPLIDKPLVQYVVEEAVAAGIEQVLFVTGRSKRALEDHFDIAPELESLLYDKGKDKELSQVRQIAEMVNIFYVRQKQALGLGHAILCAKEFVCDEPFAVLLGDDIIDSRIPCLSQLLKVYERHGGTVLALEKVPMENISAYGCVRATPLEDRVYEVLDMVEKPKKSEAPSDLAIIGRYVLTPGIFPILEKQEPGKGGEIQITDAIRTLAHDEPIFGYEFDGVRHDCGDKLGFLKATVDMALKRAEFNGDFLEFLRQRLGPLDNMELKKVNAS; this is encoded by the coding sequence ATGAAAGTGAGAAAGGCCGTTTTCCCTGTGGCGGGTCTCGGAACGAGGTTTCTTCCGGCGACCAAATCGACCCCGAAAGAGATGCTCCCCCTCATCGACAAGCCGCTGGTGCAGTACGTCGTCGAGGAGGCGGTAGCCGCGGGGATCGAGCAGGTGCTCTTTGTCACCGGCCGCAGCAAGCGGGCCCTTGAGGACCACTTCGACATCGCGCCGGAGCTGGAATCGCTTCTTTATGACAAGGGGAAGGACAAGGAACTTTCCCAGGTTCGCCAGATCGCGGAGATGGTGAACATCTTCTACGTGAGGCAGAAGCAGGCGCTCGGGCTCGGGCACGCCATACTTTGCGCGAAGGAGTTCGTCTGCGACGAGCCGTTCGCCGTTCTTCTCGGGGACGACATCATCGATTCCCGCATTCCCTGCCTCTCCCAACTTCTGAAAGTCTATGAAAGACATGGCGGCACGGTGCTGGCGCTGGAAAAGGTGCCGATGGAGAATATCTCCGCGTACGGGTGCGTGCGGGCAACCCCCCTGGAGGACCGGGTGTACGAGGTGCTCGACATGGTGGAGAAGCCGAAGAAGTCGGAGGCTCCTTCAGATCTCGCCATTATCGGCCGCTACGTCCTCACCCCCGGAATTTTCCCGATCCTCGAGAAGCAGGAACCGGGAAAGGGGGGGGAAATCCAGATAACGGACGCCATAAGGACGCTGGCGCATGACGAGCCGATTTTCGGATACGAGTTCGATGGGGTGCGCCACGACTGCGGCGACAAACTGGGCTTTTTGAAGGCGACTGTGGATATGGCGCTCAAGAGGGCGGAATTCAACGGCGACTTCCTGGAGTTTCTGCGGCAGCGGCTTGGCCCCCTCGACAACATGGAGCTCAAGAAGGTGAACGCCTCCTAG
- a CDS encoding energy transducer TonB family protein — MSDKYVEKTFLYLLALSILLHVAGYFVFSRMETAKPEVKDEPMMVDLSTIPDIPPAPLQAQKEPPLPESPPVPKAPAPEKSPVPTPKLAERIDNPPPLPASRAPQREAKIAPRVTTPEADRGTAGKQQGGKPPAVSEDGIRPPDADARRGTGGNDIFRVRKGEGKGDEIGLSKLFPSQKRLASLEEGYRKKYEGAEQGDTRMMDTDDPTIAVYSHRLLVAANDSLKVLARRTASHGAGVGVLQVTIRRDGSIESVKMVETTRSAALDNLALTAVRETGYVGPLPKKWQHEKLNLLWIFVSSQSPQGY, encoded by the coding sequence ATGTCCGATAAATACGTCGAAAAAACGTTTCTCTACCTGCTTGCTCTGTCCATCCTCCTGCACGTGGCGGGATACTTCGTGTTTTCCCGGATGGAGACCGCAAAGCCTGAGGTAAAGGACGAGCCGATGATGGTCGATCTGAGCACCATCCCGGACATCCCCCCTGCACCGCTTCAGGCTCAGAAGGAACCTCCGCTGCCGGAGTCCCCCCCCGTACCGAAAGCCCCCGCACCGGAGAAATCCCCTGTCCCGACTCCAAAGCTCGCCGAGCGCATCGACAACCCGCCACCGCTCCCCGCATCCCGCGCCCCCCAGAGAGAAGCGAAGATCGCACCGCGTGTGACTACCCCCGAAGCGGATCGCGGCACTGCAGGAAAGCAGCAGGGGGGGAAGCCGCCTGCCGTCTCGGAGGACGGCATCCGTCCGCCCGACGCGGATGCGAGAAGAGGCACCGGTGGTAATGACATCTTCAGGGTGCGCAAAGGGGAAGGGAAAGGGGACGAGATAGGACTTTCGAAGCTCTTCCCGAGCCAGAAGAGGCTCGCGAGCCTCGAGGAGGGGTACCGGAAGAAGTATGAGGGGGCGGAGCAGGGTGACACCCGGATGATGGACACGGACGACCCGACGATCGCGGTGTACAGCCATCGGCTCCTCGTCGCCGCCAACGACAGCCTGAAAGTGCTGGCGCGCAGGACGGCGAGTCACGGTGCCGGTGTCGGCGTGCTGCAGGTAACGATCAGGCGGGACGGGTCGATCGAGAGCGTGAAGATGGTGGAAACCACACGGAGCGCCGCTCTGGACAACCTCGCCCTCACGGCAGTGCGGGAGACGGGGTACGTGGGGCCGCTCCCGAAGAAGTGGCAGCACGAAAAGCTCAACCTCCTGTGGATCTTCGTGTCGTCGCAGTCACCGCAAGGATACTGA
- the folD gene encoding bifunctional methylenetetrahydrofolate dehydrogenase/methenyltetrahydrofolate cyclohydrolase FolD — translation MANIIDGKAIAAKVRAQISAETARLKEAGVVPGLAVVLVGEDPASKVYVSMKEKACSDVGIYSDEYKLPAETTESELLALIEKLNKDDKIHGILVQLPLPKHINTEKVLEAISPEKDADGFHPYNVGRLVIGKPLFQPCTPYGVMVMLKEAGVDLSGKEVVVVGRSNIVGKPVAFMCLQQNATVTLCHSKTKDLPAKVAHADVLIAAVGQPEMIKGEWIKEGAVVIDVGVNRVGEKKLVGDVEFATASTRASAITPVPGGVGPMTITMLLYNTLEAAKRHMK, via the coding sequence ATGGCAAATATCATTGACGGCAAGGCAATCGCCGCCAAAGTCCGTGCGCAGATTTCGGCAGAGACGGCGCGTCTCAAGGAGGCGGGCGTAGTGCCGGGCCTTGCGGTGGTTCTTGTAGGTGAGGACCCGGCGAGCAAGGTGTATGTCTCCATGAAGGAGAAGGCGTGCAGCGACGTGGGGATCTACTCCGACGAGTACAAGCTCCCCGCGGAGACGACGGAGAGCGAGCTCCTCGCCCTCATAGAGAAGCTGAACAAGGACGACAAGATCCACGGGATCCTGGTCCAGTTGCCCCTCCCGAAGCACATAAATACCGAAAAGGTCCTGGAAGCGATCTCACCGGAGAAGGACGCCGACGGGTTCCACCCCTACAACGTGGGGCGCCTCGTGATAGGGAAACCCCTTTTCCAGCCGTGCACCCCTTACGGCGTTATGGTCATGCTGAAGGAAGCAGGCGTCGACCTTTCCGGGAAGGAAGTGGTGGTAGTCGGGCGCTCCAACATCGTCGGGAAGCCCGTCGCCTTCATGTGCCTGCAGCAGAATGCCACCGTCACCCTGTGCCACTCCAAAACAAAGGATCTGCCGGCGAAGGTCGCACATGCCGACGTCCTCATCGCTGCGGTGGGACAGCCGGAGATGATCAAGGGGGAGTGGATCAAGGAAGGGGCGGTCGTCATCGACGTCGGTGTGAACCGCGTGGGGGAGAAGAAGCTCGTGGGGGACGTGGAGTTCGCCACCGCCAGCACCCGGGCCTCCGCCATTACGCCGGTGCCGGGAGGGGTCGGTCCCATGACCATAACCATGCTCCTCTACAACACCCTCGAAGCAGCGAAGAGACATATGAAATAA
- a CDS encoding DUF167 domain-containing protein, with protein sequence MSDRLQLTRTEDGVFFPVHVQPRASRAEICGVKEGELRLRLTSPPVEDAANKQCVELIAKALGVAKSRVSIRSGAKSRHKVVEVEGVGEEEILFLAPAS encoded by the coding sequence ATGAGTGACCGGCTGCAGCTCACCCGGACAGAGGACGGGGTCTTTTTCCCCGTGCATGTGCAGCCGCGCGCCTCGCGCGCCGAGATCTGCGGCGTGAAGGAGGGTGAGCTGAGGCTTCGGCTCACCTCCCCCCCCGTCGAGGATGCGGCGAACAAGCAGTGCGTGGAGCTGATAGCAAAGGCGCTCGGGGTGGCGAAGTCGCGCGTCAGCATCCGCTCCGGCGCGAAGTCGCGGCACAAGGTCGTGGAGGTCGAAGGGGTAGGGGAGGAGGAGATCCTGTTCCTGGCGCCAGCGAGCTGA
- a CDS encoding ArsR/SmtB family transcription factor: protein MEFDKSRDFSKEAEMLKVLGHPIRLKIVAGLCAQACNVKTMWECLELPQATVSQHLALLKNKGIIEGTREGVEVRYSVVSQFARDLVRVLMQQ from the coding sequence TTGGAATTCGATAAAAGCAGGGACTTTAGCAAGGAAGCGGAGATGCTGAAGGTGCTCGGTCATCCGATCCGATTGAAGATAGTGGCGGGCCTGTGCGCACAGGCATGCAACGTAAAAACCATGTGGGAATGTCTCGAACTCCCCCAGGCAACCGTCAGCCAGCATCTCGCTCTCCTGAAGAACAAGGGGATCATCGAGGGGACCCGCGAGGGGGTCGAGGTGCGCTACTCAGTGGTGAGCCAGTTCGCCCGCGACCTGGTCAGAGTCCTCATGCAGCAATAG
- a CDS encoding FmdB family zinc ribbon protein: MPLYEYQCTSCDNVFEVRQKFSDAPATECPACGGEVRKMISQSGFSLKGQGWYGDGYSSANSKPATPKPCSSGGSCSGCPSAS, encoded by the coding sequence ATGCCGCTCTACGAATATCAGTGCACAAGCTGCGACAACGTCTTCGAGGTACGCCAGAAATTTTCCGATGCGCCGGCGACCGAGTGCCCCGCCTGCGGCGGCGAAGTGCGCAAAATGATCTCCCAGTCCGGGTTCTCCCTCAAGGGACAGGGCTGGTACGGGGACGGGTACAGCTCCGCAAACAGCAAGCCCGCCACTCCGAAGCCCTGCTCTTCGGGGGGAAGTTGCTCAGGTTGCCCTTCCGCTTCCTAA